A genome region from Acidimicrobiales bacterium includes the following:
- a CDS encoding ABC transporter ATP-binding protein gives MSDGPGGGVVAGLRADVDVRRDALHLRAQLEVGAGETIAVLGPNGAGKTTLLRALAGLHELDAGSVVLAGRVLEDVAADRWVPCERRRLGMVFQDHLLFPHLSALDNVAFGLRSRGVRRDEARRRAASWLERVGLAARAGARPAALSGGEAQRVALARALVGEPHLLLLDEPLAALDASTRAATRRELRAQLSGFAGVGIVVTHDPVEAAALADRLVVLEAGRIAQEGTLAQLTARPRSAYVADLVGVNLFAGRATGGVAVVGGFELTLADPATGDVLVAVDPRAVTLHGERPTGSARNVWAGRVDGMEDRGERVRVTIGGPLAIVAEVTPAATADLDLVRDGPVWVAVKATEIDVFPA, from the coding sequence GTGAGCGACGGTCCGGGCGGCGGCGTGGTCGCCGGGCTGCGCGCCGATGTCGACGTCCGCAGGGACGCACTCCACCTGCGGGCACAGCTCGAGGTGGGGGCGGGGGAGACGATCGCCGTCCTCGGGCCCAATGGCGCAGGCAAGACGACGCTGCTGCGGGCGCTGGCCGGTCTCCACGAGCTCGACGCCGGTTCCGTCGTCCTCGCCGGCCGGGTGCTGGAGGACGTTGCCGCAGACCGGTGGGTGCCGTGCGAGCGGCGGCGGCTCGGGATGGTGTTCCAGGACCACCTCCTGTTCCCGCACCTGTCGGCCCTGGACAACGTCGCCTTCGGGCTCCGCTCCCGCGGCGTGCGTCGGGACGAGGCCCGGCGCCGCGCCGCCTCGTGGCTGGAGCGCGTCGGGCTGGCGGCGCGAGCGGGGGCCAGGCCGGCCGCTCTGTCGGGAGGGGAGGCACAGCGGGTGGCCCTGGCGCGCGCGCTCGTCGGCGAGCCTCACCTCCTGCTGCTCGACGAGCCACTGGCCGCACTCGACGCCTCGACCAGGGCGGCCACCAGGCGCGAGCTCCGCGCCCAGCTCTCCGGCTTCGCGGGAGTCGGGATCGTCGTGACCCACGACCCGGTGGAAGCGGCCGCGCTGGCCGACCGTCTCGTCGTCCTCGAGGCGGGACGGATCGCCCAGGAGGGAACGCTGGCCCAACTGACGGCCCGCCCCCGGTCCGCCTACGTGGCTGACCTGGTGGGGGTCAACCTGTTCGCCGGACGGGCTACCGGTGGGGTGGCCGTCGTCGGGGGCTTCGAGCTGACCCTGGCCGATCCGGCCACCGGCGACGTGCTCGTCGCCGTCGATCCACGCGCCGTCACCCTGCACGGGGAGCGCCCGACCGGTTCGGCCCGCAACGTCTGGGCCGGGCGGGTGGACGGGATGGAGGACCGGGGCGAGCGCGTCCGGGTGACGATCGGCGGCCCCCTCGCCATCGTCGCCGAGGTGACGCCCGCCGCTACCGCCGATCTGGACCTCGTGCGGGACGGCCCCGTGTGGGTCGCCGTGAAGGCGACGGAGATCGACGTGTTCCCGGCCTGA
- the modA gene encoding molybdate ABC transporter substrate-binding protein, whose protein sequence is MSRRRLRCGHPIRAVVLAACGAAVLAGACSSPGGTAPVATDPAGSSHRLSGRLVVLAASSLTEPFEALGRAFEATHPGVTVRFSFDGSPALARQIDEGADADVFASADQAIMRSVVGAGEAADPVSIARNRLAILVAPGNPLGVRTLGDVVRPGLVLVVCAREVPCGRLAATAFRSAGLSPEPSSFEPNVKAVVAKVVLGEADAGIVYRSDVHAAGRRAQGIDIAARDGQDVETTYVMAVTSDAANAAAARSWVAFVRSPAGRAALTTAGFTAQ, encoded by the coding sequence GTGAGCAGGCGCCGGCTCAGGTGCGGGCACCCGATCCGGGCCGTGGTGCTGGCCGCCTGCGGAGCCGCGGTCCTGGCCGGCGCGTGTTCGTCCCCGGGGGGCACCGCGCCGGTGGCGACCGATCCGGCTGGGTCCTCGCACCGGCTGTCCGGTCGGCTGGTCGTGCTCGCCGCTTCGTCGCTGACGGAGCCGTTCGAGGCCCTGGGCCGGGCCTTCGAGGCCACCCACCCCGGCGTCACGGTCCGGTTCAGCTTCGACGGGTCGCCGGCCCTGGCCCGCCAGATCGACGAGGGAGCGGATGCCGATGTCTTCGCCAGCGCCGACCAGGCCATCATGCGGTCGGTGGTGGGCGCAGGCGAGGCGGCCGATCCGGTGAGCATCGCCCGGAACAGGCTCGCCATCCTGGTGGCGCCCGGCAACCCGCTGGGCGTGCGCACGCTGGGCGACGTGGTCCGGCCCGGTCTGGTCCTGGTGGTCTGCGCGCGCGAGGTGCCGTGCGGGCGCCTGGCGGCGACGGCATTCCGATCGGCCGGGCTGTCGCCCGAGCCGTCGTCGTTCGAGCCGAACGTGAAGGCGGTCGTGGCCAAGGTGGTCCTCGGCGAGGCCGACGCCGGCATCGTGTACCGCAGCGACGTCCACGCCGCCGGCCGGCGGGCCCAGGGCATCGACATCGCCGCACGAGACGGTCAGGACGTGGAGACGACGTACGTCATGGCGGTCACCTCGGACGCCGCCAACGCAGCGGCGGCCCGCTCGTGGGTCGCGTTCGTGCGCTCACCGGCGGGACGGGCCGCGTTGACCACGGCCGGCTTCACGGCCCAGTGA
- a CDS encoding ABC transporter permease, with translation MAFLAVPLLSLLWRAPWSGLWSDLTDPGATAALRLSLVCSLWATVLATAVGLPLAWVLARRPFPGRRVVRALVLVPLVLPPVVGGMALLLALGRRGVVGHYLDAWFSVTLPFTTAGAAMAEAFVAMPFLVLTAEAAFRSGDRRYEEAARTLGAGRWTVFRRVTLPLAWPALAAGGLLAWARALGEFGATIAFAGNAPGRTTTIPLQVYVLLESGRLGPAIALSLVLLAVSVTVLASLRDRWLGVL, from the coding sequence GTGGCGTTCCTCGCCGTTCCGCTCCTCTCGCTGCTGTGGCGGGCGCCGTGGTCAGGTTTGTGGTCCGATCTCACCGATCCCGGCGCGACGGCCGCGCTGCGCCTGTCGCTGGTGTGCTCCCTGTGGGCCACGGTGCTCGCCACGGCGGTCGGGCTTCCCCTCGCCTGGGTGCTGGCCCGCCGGCCGTTCCCGGGACGGCGGGTCGTGCGCGCCCTCGTCCTGGTGCCGCTCGTGCTGCCGCCCGTCGTCGGCGGCATGGCCCTCCTCCTGGCGCTGGGGCGGCGGGGCGTGGTGGGCCACTACCTGGACGCGTGGTTCTCGGTCACCCTCCCGTTCACCACCGCCGGTGCGGCCATGGCCGAGGCGTTCGTGGCCATGCCGTTCCTGGTCCTGACGGCGGAGGCCGCCTTCCGGAGCGGGGACCGCCGCTACGAGGAGGCGGCCCGCACGCTCGGCGCCGGGCGCTGGACGGTGTTCCGCCGTGTCACCCTCCCGCTCGCCTGGCCGGCCCTGGCCGCCGGCGGCCTCCTGGCCTGGGCGCGCGCCCTGGGCGAGTTCGGCGCCACCATCGCCTTCGCCGGCAACGCGCCCGGGCGCACGACCACCATCCCCCTCCAGGTCTACGTGCTGCTGGAGTCGGGCCGCCTGGGCCCGGCCATCGCCCTGAGCCTCGTGCTGCTGGCGGTGTCGGTGACGGTGCTGGCCTCCCTGCGCGACCGGTGGCTCGGTGTGCTGTGA